One window of the Methyloprofundus sedimenti genome contains the following:
- a CDS encoding FAD-dependent oxidoreductase, with amino-acid sequence MQCDIAVIGAGAAGIAAAIAVAESGANVVLVERAGFVGGLATSAMVGTICGLFYRSSSAARYAVRGFAREFSERVQEKSYTTPAVFSAGLHFLPYQPSALHQQAVLQLQQAGVQLMLHSYVTAVDVCAGKIVALHLQTASGNVNLDASAFIDCSGNAHISMLANVGRIEQAQYQSGAFVFQVCGLPPMEPRVLALNMLRWIKRGIQRGDLEPQCERLSIIPGTVKNGVGLLKLGMQERFDGTVACLTQYEIDARSRSVEIVDYLRCHEPELKDLIISAMATEVGVRTMSRSKGILILDETDILACAKPGDGVAIGAWPIELWGVERAPEMIYFAEGDCYWISAGMLVSKYLDNLFFAGRAISATERAIASARVIGTCFSTGYAAGMLAAEYAHGGDWRQAITKIQAKQVFTAEG; translated from the coding sequence ATGCAATGTGATATCGCAGTCATAGGTGCGGGTGCTGCAGGCATTGCAGCCGCTATCGCCGTCGCTGAATCTGGCGCTAACGTTGTTTTAGTTGAGCGTGCTGGTTTTGTCGGTGGTTTAGCAACCTCAGCTATGGTGGGTACGATCTGTGGGCTTTTTTATCGTAGCTCATCTGCCGCACGATATGCCGTTCGTGGCTTTGCGCGAGAATTTTCCGAGCGTGTGCAAGAGAAAAGTTATACGACGCCAGCTGTGTTTTCGGCGGGGCTGCATTTTTTGCCCTATCAGCCGAGTGCTTTGCATCAGCAAGCAGTACTGCAACTGCAGCAGGCGGGTGTGCAACTAATGCTGCATAGCTATGTCACAGCAGTAGATGTTTGTGCTGGGAAGATTGTCGCGTTACATCTCCAAACCGCGAGTGGCAATGTTAATTTGGACGCTAGTGCTTTTATCGACTGTAGTGGCAATGCACATATATCCATGCTGGCTAATGTAGGGCGAATAGAGCAAGCGCAGTATCAATCAGGCGCATTTGTATTTCAGGTCTGTGGTTTACCGCCAATGGAGCCAAGAGTACTGGCTTTAAATATGCTGCGATGGATTAAACGAGGAATACAGCGGGGAGATTTAGAACCTCAATGCGAACGTTTATCGATTATTCCTGGGACGGTCAAAAATGGCGTGGGTTTATTGAAGTTAGGTATGCAAGAACGGTTTGATGGAACGGTTGCGTGTTTGACTCAATATGAGATCGACGCTCGCTCGCGTAGTGTCGAGATAGTCGATTATTTACGCTGCCATGAGCCAGAATTAAAAGACTTAATAATCAGTGCCATGGCAACTGAAGTCGGAGTGCGTACTATGTCACGATCAAAGGGCATTCTAATACTAGATGAAACTGATATATTAGCCTGTGCCAAGCCGGGTGATGGAGTAGCTATTGGTGCCTGGCCAATTGAATTGTGGGGCGTAGAAAGAGCACCTGAGATGATTTATTTTGCTGAAGGTGATTGTTACTGGATTTCCGCGGGTATGCTGGTTTCCAAGTATTTAGATAACTTGTTTTTTGCAGGTCGGGCAATTTCAGCGACAGAACGGGCTATTGCATCAGCACGAGTAATTGGGACCTGTTTTAGTACCGGTTATGCGGCTGGCATGTTAGCTGCTGAATATGCTCATGGCGGTGACTGGCGACAGGCAATCACTAAGATTCAGGCGAAACAGGTTTTTACGGCAGAGGGCTAA
- a CDS encoding condensation domain-containing protein: protein MKQARSFPESITLNGADFFLLQLDRIMWKLSEQRNICTFVVTLQERLEYEDLEKHLSANSAYQWICRLRLQKGWPFILAKWVFKAGLALPEIEQYQHDEQESLPESLLKKPFNIEHQSAFKVSLVQVSGAGSQLIFSWHHALMDAHGGETFIRHLGASEAIQDVDWVTSEQASLLPLRERADIALKMKEFLCDVSRLPFISFTKKSKAMQNVHYRVLSFTEVQSQLIVERARQQGAGFLVSAFYLAATACAVASVQSKKSPLDSDMLIPIPLDRRKRGVHSPVLGNQVTFLFYRIPLAALANVKTCVAELIAQMKDLMRSGNPGHYLVMMDFLRRVPGWLYRMQLTSPTKGQMASFYYSDTGDSLDLYDRLFGCAVASALHYPPNMYPPGVTFVFSRFHGALQLTMGYMDSALDQDEVDQLLVQLQLGLLGETSE from the coding sequence ATGAAACAAGCACGCTCATTTCCTGAAAGCATAACGTTGAATGGTGCGGATTTTTTTTTGTTGCAACTTGACCGCATTATGTGGAAATTAAGTGAGCAGCGAAATATTTGTACCTTTGTCGTGACTTTACAAGAGCGCCTGGAATATGAAGATTTAGAAAAACATTTGTCGGCAAATTCAGCCTATCAATGGATATGTCGTTTACGCCTGCAAAAAGGCTGGCCATTTATCTTAGCTAAATGGGTCTTTAAAGCGGGTCTGGCATTACCCGAAATAGAGCAGTACCAGCATGATGAACAGGAATCTTTGCCGGAGAGCTTATTAAAAAAACCTTTTAATATTGAACATCAGTCTGCCTTTAAAGTAAGCTTAGTACAGGTTTCCGGTGCTGGCTCACAACTAATCTTTAGCTGGCATCACGCATTAATGGATGCTCATGGCGGAGAAACTTTTATCCGTCATTTAGGTGCTTCAGAGGCTATACAAGATGTCGATTGGGTTACTAGCGAGCAAGCTAGTTTGTTGCCTTTGCGAGAGCGTGCCGACATTGCTCTGAAAATGAAAGAGTTTTTGTGTGATGTGTCGAGATTGCCGTTTATTTCCTTCACAAAAAAAAGCAAGGCTATGCAGAATGTGCATTATCGAGTTTTGTCATTTACTGAAGTGCAGAGCCAACTTATCGTGGAGCGAGCGCGACAGCAAGGCGCCGGCTTTTTAGTCAGTGCATTTTATTTGGCGGCCACGGCTTGTGCCGTTGCCAGTGTGCAAAGCAAAAAGTCTCCTTTAGACAGCGATATGTTAATCCCCATTCCTTTAGATCGCCGTAAGAGGGGAGTGCATAGTCCCGTTTTGGGCAATCAAGTGACCTTTCTTTTTTATCGTATCCCGCTAGCAGCTTTAGCTAATGTAAAAACCTGTGTAGCTGAATTAATTGCACAAATGAAAGACTTGATGCGTTCAGGCAATCCCGGTCACTATCTGGTTATGATGGATTTTTTGCGGCGCGTGCCTGGCTGGCTGTATCGTATGCAATTAACATCGCCGACCAAAGGACAAATGGCGAGTTTCTATTATTCAGATACGGGAGATTCATTAGACCTGTATGACCGGTTGTTTGGCTGTGCTGTTGCAAGTGCCCTGCATTATCCGCCCAATATGTACCCGCCAGGAGTGACGTTTGTGTTTAGTCGTTTTCATGGGGCTTTGCAGTTGACTATGGGCTATATGGATTCAGCACTTGATCAGGATGAGGTTGATCAGCTATTGGTTCAGCTGCAGCTTGGTTTATTGGGCGAAACAAGCGAATAG
- a CDS encoding phosphopantetheine-binding protein, with protein MIVVKFSAEEIASQLCVFLRDNILAPQIEVTSDTALSEIGVDSFSLMELVLFIERQFGLELPAEALTPENITSVGTLSSYCVARLNSIAI; from the coding sequence ATGATTGTAGTGAAGTTTAGCGCTGAAGAGATTGCGAGTCAGTTATGTGTTTTTTTGCGCGATAATATATTAGCACCACAGATAGAAGTGACTTCTGATACTGCGTTATCAGAGATCGGTGTGGACTCCTTTTCTTTAATGGAATTAGTGTTGTTTATTGAACGGCAGTTTGGCCTGGAGTTACCAGCCGAAGCGCTAACGCCTGAAAATATAACCAGTGTTGGTACCTTAAGTTCTTATTGTGTCGCGCGTTTAAATAGCATTGCCATATGA
- a CDS encoding class I adenylate-forming enzyme family protein, with protein sequence MVPISQLLEFAALSWPDRPAIIEKDGYMSYGELYAQTELLKAELLHLGLTKGQGLGVMGRNGSAFVAMMLAGMGCGAVVLPISHQLKAAEVNCLIKDTKLHAVIDDQSGVQPVDNELTMISFVRQDLRFAWLEPVKDGPVTPLSDAAFIRYTSGTTGSCKGVVLSHNSIIQRVDAASKALNLTPDDAVLWVLPMAFHFLVTVLVYLRSGASLIVCKDLLAQTIIHDANQHHATLLYASPMHFRLLAADLSAKQMPTLKYAISTSAGLPGNIAEAFAQRFNLQVTQAYGIIEIGLPLLDSLLGKEKNPQSVGFPATGFSVELLNDDNEPVAEGEVGRLAIRGSGMFDAYLKPWQTAEQVMVNGWFMTGDLALREVDGRIVICGREKTMINVSGNKAFPEEIEAVLDRHRAIEGSRVYGQVHPLMGEIVCAEVVLVKNIKLDVEDVLRFCRSQLSTYKVPQRLSQVEHIAQTQSGKLKRIWSS encoded by the coding sequence ATGGTTCCAATATCTCAATTACTCGAATTCGCTGCGCTGTCATGGCCGGATAGACCTGCTATTATAGAAAAAGATGGCTATATGAGTTACGGCGAACTATATGCACAGACGGAATTGCTCAAGGCAGAATTATTGCATTTAGGGTTAACTAAGGGGCAGGGCTTAGGCGTCATGGGGCGCAATGGTAGTGCTTTTGTTGCGATGATGTTGGCGGGAATGGGCTGCGGTGCGGTTGTTTTACCTATTTCACATCAATTGAAAGCCGCAGAGGTGAATTGTCTTATTAAGGATACAAAGTTACATGCCGTAATCGATGATCAATCGGGTGTACAGCCTGTTGACAATGAACTGACAATGATTTCGTTTGTCCGGCAGGATTTACGTTTTGCCTGGCTTGAGCCGGTCAAGGATGGGCCGGTCACACCTTTAAGTGATGCCGCATTTATTCGTTATACATCAGGGACAACAGGAAGCTGCAAAGGTGTTGTTTTATCTCATAATAGTATTATTCAGCGTGTAGACGCAGCGTCGAAGGCATTAAATTTAACACCAGACGATGCTGTTTTATGGGTGCTGCCGATGGCCTTTCATTTTTTAGTTACAGTGCTGGTCTATCTTCGCTCAGGGGCGAGCCTGATCGTTTGTAAAGATTTACTTGCGCAGACGATTATTCACGATGCCAATCAGCATCATGCAACACTGTTATATGCTTCGCCTATGCATTTTCGTTTATTAGCAGCGGATTTATCAGCTAAGCAGATGCCAACATTGAAGTATGCTATTTCGACCTCCGCAGGATTGCCGGGCAATATTGCCGAAGCTTTTGCTCAGCGGTTTAATCTGCAAGTGACTCAGGCTTATGGCATTATTGAAATAGGATTACCTTTATTAGATAGCTTATTAGGTAAGGAAAAAAATCCACAAAGTGTCGGCTTTCCTGCGACAGGATTTTCTGTTGAATTATTGAATGATGATAATGAGCCCGTTGCTGAAGGCGAGGTTGGTCGTTTGGCTATTCGTGGGTCCGGTATGTTTGATGCTTACCTTAAGCCCTGGCAAACAGCAGAGCAAGTCATGGTTAATGGCTGGTTTATGACGGGAGACCTTGCACTGCGTGAAGTTGATGGTAGGATTGTTATTTGTGGACGAGAAAAAACAATGATAAATGTGTCGGGTAATAAAGCATTTCCTGAAGAAATTGAGGCAGTATTAGATCGGCACAGAGCTATTGAAGGCTCTCGGGTATATGGTCAGGTGCATCCGTTGATGGGCGAGATTGTCTGTGCTGAGGTGGTTTTGGTCAAGAACATAAAATTAGATGTAGAGGACGTGTTGCGTTTTTGTCGCTCTCAACTTTCTACCTATAAAGTTCCTCAGCGATTAAGCCAGGTTGAGCATATTGCACAAACTCAAAGCGGTAAGCTTAAGCGGATCTGGTCCTCATGA